The uncultured Sphaerochaeta sp. genome includes the window TCTTACGTTCCTCCAAGCGTGGAAACAGCGAATATTGCTTATCAAGAAGAAACGGTATCTCCTTTCTATCAGATAATGAATAGGCACCAACAAGTAGGTTTTCCTCTACGCTCAGACCGGCGAACACCTTTCTCCCTTCAGGTACCTGGACCAAGCCTTTCTTTACAACCTGATTGCTTTTTCGCAACAAAGATTTTCCATCAAAGCGAATTTCGCCATCATAGGGAACCATTGCAGAAATGGCATTGATGATTGTTGTCTTGCCAGCACCATTGGAGCCAATGATGGATGTAACTTTGCCCTCTTCAATCTGTAATGAAACACCATGAAGTGCTTGTACCATTCCATAGGAAACCTTAACTG containing:
- a CDS encoding ABC transporter ATP-binding protein, coding for MSFLELDAVKVSYGMVQALHGVSLQIEEGKVTSIIGSNGAGKTTIINAISAMVPYDGEIRFDGKSLLRKSNQVVKKGLVQVPEGRKVFAGLSVEENLLVGAYSLSDRKEIPFLLDKQYSLFPRLEERKRQDAGTLSGGEQQMLVICRALMAKPQLLMLDEPSLGLAPIVVHEVFETIQRIRDEGTTILLVEQNANKSLCISDYGYVIENGKIILEGKGMDLLSNTKVAEAYLGGNRRNGNC